GCTTGGAAAGGCTATCAACTAGAAAGCAATACATTTGGTTATACATTTAGATATACAGAACCAGAAGATGCAACGATTAGAATAGATCATAGAGTATTTAGTAGAAAAAGTGAATTTATTAATTACTGCACATTATTTGAAGATAGTGGCTGGGAGCATATAGCCGGTAATTGGTGGTCAGGTACGCACTATTTTAAAAAGGTAAATGAGGAAAGTGAAGATGATATTTTTTCAGATCAAATGTCACGAGCAGGGAAGTATAAACGCCTATCTAAAACATTTTTAGAATTAGCTATGTGCTCTATTCCGATATTAATCCTATTTATGTTTAATGACACGATTCATTTAGGAGCACTTGCAAATTCGAAAGAACTATATTTTACGCCAGGTCTATGGGATAAGCAAGGTGTATCATTTCTATGGTCATTCTTATTTGAAACACCATTTGCATTGATGAGAGGCTTAGCATGGTTATTTATCCCTGCAGCAATTGTTATGTATTTAGTTTGCTCGTATAAAGCAAATCGGTTGTATGAAGAGAGAAGATGATAGAAAGTATAAATTTTATTGGTATGTTACACCGGCTTAGCATGTGTTTTTCCCTTTAATTAATAGCTTGTTCTCTTGTTATTCGCTGCATGAACTACAAAAAGATCTAATACGGAAGACCATCCTAAATAAATTATTGTATTTCTCAATAAACAAAAACAACTTAACATGGTAAAATAATAGTTGGATGGGAGTCCAATACATATTATTAAAATTAAGATGGTTCAAGTCGGAGGAAGGCACCTTAGGGTGTCTTTTCTTTTTTCTAAAAGAGAATTTTGCTTTAAAGAAGATAAATTTTCAATAGATTAATGCCATGCGTATGTAGATAAAATTCAACAATACATGTATGTTCATGAATATGTATAATTACATAAAATTTCAGTGAAAAAGAGAGTATACTTTCTTATTGTGTAATAAAGATAAAGCTCGCCTACGGAAATAGGCGAGCTTTTTTAACATATAAAGAAAAGGCAACTTTTCAAGTACCTTTCTTTGAGTTAAAACATTTTACTAGGTTAAGTTTTGTGATGATTATTTCTTTTCATTTAAATGAACTAGAGTAGTACATTACTTTATTTTTAAGCATCCTTCTCAACAAATATGAATATTTTCATTATCCTTTTCACTACAAAGGGTAGTAATTTAGAAGCTAAAAATGCAAGCACGAAAGCAATTGCCCATGTTTTCAGCCATGATTTGAGAAATAAAGCTGTATACCCAACGTTCATTGAAACCATGACGAAAGAGATAATGCTAGATATACCTAAAATCATAAAGAGATTAAAAATGATTGGTTCAAATTTTTTATTGATTTTCAAAATTAACACCTATTTTCTATATATGCTTTGCTGCCCGATTTCACCAACATCTAATCTTACAGTTTGAAATCTAGGTTGTCCAGCTTGTTGTACTTTTCTGCAATAGTAACAATAGGTATATAACTACAGCGTAAATAAACGTTATAATTAATAGTTTTGCTTTGAATGATAAGGAGTAGAACTTAATAGGCTGTATGAAGAGAAAAAGGATTTCCTTAAAGGAGATCCTTTTTACATTTTAAAAAAATCTTTCATCATTTTAGTATTTTTAATGTTCACCGTTACACCTTCAACTTTATCTTTTTTCTTATCTTTAGCAATCGTAATTTGTTCCTTATTATCAACCCACACAAGAAATTCTTCTTTTGCGTCATCTTTATATGTAACGGTTATAGTAGAATGTGCAGATTTTCGCTTTTTTTGATCTAGTGTAATTGTTTTAGGCGTGCCTTTTTGAACTGCTGAAACGATAGATTGTATCATTTCTTTGTTGTCTGTTTGAGATTTAGAGGTAGTATTATTGGTTGTCTGAAGTATTTCGATATCTGTAATATTTGCGGAATTTAATTGAAAGGCATTTTGTTTATGTTCTTGTTTAGCTTGTGGAGATTTGTCTGTAGCTGAGGTACTGGCACAGCCTATTAAAGTGAAAGATAGAGCGGTTAGAGCGCATATAGATATAATTTTTTTCATAGTATCCCTCCTTATGTTTAATTATAACAATTTTCTGTTAATTTAGGTTGTTATTGTAAGGAGAAGATGTTTTAAAGTGGTAAATGATGTTGTTCATTTTCTATTAAAATCAAAATTCACATAACTTTTTTCATATTTTATGTTTAACATTTCGAAAATAGGTGTACTACATATAATATAACAAATAATTCATTTTAAAGGAGGAAGTTAAAGATGGAAACGAAGTATAGTAAACCTTTTGTATATGAATTTATTACGGAGAAAGAGGTCATGAATGCGGCGAATGATCTAGTGAAGAAAGGAATAGACCAAAAAGATATTTACGTATTAACACACGAGAAAGAAAGGACAGATAGAATCGCAGACAATGCAGACGTAAATACAATTG
This genomic window from Bacillus anthracis str. Vollum contains:
- a CDS encoding DUF2812 domain-containing protein, whose translation is MMWRLKFFLDFEKEEKWLEEMAWKGYQLESNTFGYTFRYTEPEDATIRIDHRVFSRKSEFINYCTLFEDSGWEHIAGNWWSGTHYFKKVNEESEDDIFSDQMSRAGKYKRLSKTFLELAMCSIPILILFMFNDTIHLGALANSKELYFTPGLWDKQGVSFLWSFLFETPFALMRGLAWLFIPAAIVMYLVCSYKANRLYEERR
- a CDS encoding DUF2798 domain-containing protein, yielding MKINKKFEPIIFNLFMILGISSIISFVMVSMNVGYTALFLKSWLKTWAIAFVLAFLASKLLPFVVKRIMKIFIFVEKDA
- a CDS encoding lipoprotein, which translates into the protein MKKIISICALTALSFTLIGCASTSATDKSPQAKQEHKQNAFQLNSANITDIEILQTTNNTTSKSQTDNKEMIQSIVSAVQKGTPKTITLDQKKRKSAHSTITVTYKDDAKEEFLVWVDNKEQITIAKDKKKDKVEGVTVNIKNTKMMKDFFKM